TTAGATCAGACTTTTTTGGATTTCTATATATTTTAAGCATATATTAAAAGCTTACAATTTATCTTGCATATTAAAAACATTTGCTATAAAGTTCATATTCTGCTGTTTGCAAATGGTATCATACAGAAGACATTAAGTCTGTAGCAGtagtagtatcttctgttaagAGTCTGGAGAGGTGATACATATATTCATTCAGTTTACATCCTCTGTTGAAATGAACCACGAGTCCATTTCCACAAAGGTCTCCATATAAACACTAGAGAATTGTTAAAACTTTACAAATTGTTGCAGCGTAATTAGGCCCAAACCACGATCATGTATCATTGAGGACTTGTCTAGAGAAAGCCTTAAGGATCCCAAGATCATTCCACATCGTCGTAGTCCTCGCTAACGTAGCCTGGTGCCACCACATCATCGTATGAGTCCATGGAGGCTCCATCACTCGCTGGGCGCTCCTTCACCCGCTCTACTGGTTCCTGGTGCTGGTAGGGTGGAGGTGGTGGTGTCTCCTCCACCACTTTGATGTAATCCGGCGGGACCGAGATCTCCTCGTAGCTTGGAAAGGCTGTAACAGGCGCACATGAGAGCAGACCAGAACCAGAGAAGACAAACGCTGGGCATGGACGAAAGCTAGACACTCATGCAGAGGAATATCAGCAGCAACTCCAAGAGAAGCCTCATTAAGCAAAGCCGGGATTAAGAAAAGCCAGTCCCATACTCACATGGCTGCAGATTTATATTCCTTGGGGGCAGTGGGGGTAAGTCTTCCTCAATATGATGTGGGTGGTATTTGCTGTTCCTGAGAAAGGAATCATCTAAGATCAGATATGCAGAAGTTCCTTTGAAAGTTCAAGTACTTCTCACTAAGCAAGCAGGTGACTTTGTTATGCAGCAGAAGGACTTTTGACCGACTGAAATTGCTATGAATAAAACAGAGTTTTTGTGTGGAAAAGGTGAGAAGCTgtcattaaaaatattataggaacaccagtcgggggggggggggggggggggggggtaagtgaGCAACTCAGCAGGCTGAGCCTCAGTGCCTGTAATCAAACAGTCATCCCTCAGTAGAATAGTCACATGGCCGTGGTCCCTTAAGTAAGGgctttaacccccagctccaggggcactgcaTGCTGGGTGCACTGTGACCCCCTCAAGTTTACTCACACCtgtatttgtgtctgtgtgtctcatggagtgCAAGATGGAGTAAgcaaagagaagcattccaagGTGCTCATATTTGTGgtaatggcaaataaaggatcaTTTCATTTCACACGTCCAGGATTGAGGGTTTGAGTCCTGTCCCATTGCCCAGGTACTCTAGTTCCCCCACACTCCAAAGACAAAGTTAACTTGTGTCTGTAGATTGCCTTTAATgaatgtcccctgccctgtgatggactggcatcccatccagggtgtcccctgccttgtgctctttaatggactggcatgccgtccagaatgtcccctgccctgtgatgaactggcatgcCGTCCAgaatgtcccctgccctgtgatgaactggcatacCAAGCAGGgtgctccctgcctcgtgccctgtgatggaccggcatcccgtccagggcgtcCTCTACCTTGTACCCTGcgttagactggcatcccatccagggtgtcccctgccctgtgatggactggcatcccatccagggtgtcccctgcctcataccCTGTGATTGacaggtatcccatccagggcatcccctgcctcataccctgtgatggactggcatcccatccagggcatcccctgcctcataccctgtgatggacgagCCTCAGTGCCTGTAATCAAACAGTCATCCCTCAGTAGAATAGTCACATGGCCGTGGTCCCTTAAGTAAGGgctttaacccccagctccaggggcactgcaTGCTGGGTGCACTGTGACCCCCTCAAGTTTACTCACACCtgtatttgtgtctgtgtgtctcatggagtgCAAGATGGAGTAAgcaaagagaagcattccaagGTGCTCATATTTGTGgtaatggcaaataaaggatcaTTTCATTTCACACGTCCAGGATTGGGGGTTTGAGTCCTGTCCCATTGCCCAGGTACTCTAGTTCCCCCACACTCCAAAGACAAAGTTAACTTGTGTCTGTAGATTGCCTTTAATgaatgtcccctgccctgtgatggactggcatcccatccagggtgtcccctgccttgtgctctttaatggactggcatgccgtccagaatgtcccctgccctgtgatgaactggcatgcCGTCCAgaatgtcccctgccctgtgatgaactggcatacCAAGCAGGgtgctccctgcctcgtgccctgtgatggaccggcatcccgtccagggcgtcCTCTACCTTGTACCCTGcgttagactggcatcccatccagggtgtcccctgccctgtgatggactggcatcccatccagggtgtcccctgcctcataccCTGTGATTGacaggtatcccatccagggcatcccctgcctcataccctgtgatggactggcatcccatccagggtgtcccctgcctcataccCTGTGATTGacaggtatcccatccagggcatcccctgcctcataccctgtgatggactggcatcctgtctaaagtgtcccctgccctgtactCCATTGATAAATACTGTATAAGTTGTTCATTGGAAATATGCACATCCAAAAGTAAAATTTTACTTACTGGGTATAAAATTGGGGGGTTGAATTTTGAGGGAAATTTGGTTTGTACTCTTTTGCtgtagaaataataaaaaaacatacagtTTATGCAATTAGACTGAAACATGCAATTCGACTGAAAGGCTGTTTAGTATGTGGGATAAAGGCATTATGGACATTTTACTCGCTGTAACATATAATGGACTTTCATCCTGATTTAAAGTCCCACTGTATAGCCACCACTTACTCAGGTAAGAAACCTGCATTGATCAGCTCGAGAATTTATTCAGAACCACCCAGCAGGTCTGACAGAAATGAACTTGAATCATTAGGTGGTGAGTATTTATTATGTAAACACAGAGGATCATTTATAGTTACCTTTCCTGGAGATGTACTTGTTGATGCAGAGGAATATACAGCCAATTATTAAAGAGACCAGTAACATTCCTGCCACCAGGAACAGCCAGTAGAAGGGCCGCAGATGGTCAAAGGCCGGCATCTGAATTTCAGAATGACCCACAAGCAGAGCCATAGAGATTTACACACGGTAAAACACATTAATAGCAACTCAGGGCTAATGGACGCCAAAGACCAATAAAGGAACCTGAAAGTGTTCTGCAAGTATAGAGAAATCAAAGATATTTTGGTTTAACTTCTGTTTTCTGATACTTCTGCATTTTGGATGCCATCACATGAACTTATTGTACTCTAGTTAACCAATCGTTTCTTTGCATATACACATTCATTATTAAGTGTGCTTGTGTTTCTTATCAGGTAAGACACACAACAT
This genomic stretch from Brienomyrus brachyistius isolate T26 chromosome 6, BBRACH_0.4, whole genome shotgun sequence harbors:
- the LOC125745139 gene encoding SLP adapter and CSK-interacting membrane protein-like; the encoded protein is MPAFDHLRPFYWLFLVAGMLLVSLIIGCIFLCINKYISRKAKEYKPNFPQNSTPQFYTQNSKYHPHHIEEDLPPLPPRNINLQPSFPSYEEISVPPDYIKVVEETPPPPPYQHQEPVERVKERPASDGASMDSYDDVVAPGYVSEDYDDVE